A genome region from Euphorbia lathyris chromosome 4, ddEupLath1.1, whole genome shotgun sequence includes the following:
- the LOC136227828 gene encoding kinetochore protein NDC80 homolog, producing MRPSTRRRPADSFNPQPTPDRRQFSFSTAGANTSRDSDASFASSRPSTVGVGRSSELYTDRAHQASLVRSINDYLSTRSSPVTLRTHPISSAKEITKVIEFLLEKLDFPSTKIEDDLFIILKSLNCHAKLNKSTLRAPNTPHNWPSFLAIIEWLVQIAKYKEHLAADSRSFLEKNSMLVYAFESYLNYIRGDDDSVDALDREFMVKLEKERDSVLESVKLLEANFNELGAKAEALKAGPTQREKLEYQRSLLEEDLRKFHAIIAHHNQGIEAVEKVLEEKRKQLETKVEEKKRIDQENDDLKKRVDEQSFNARDADRMKRELQAVERDIEEAETARNAWEEKTWNLDADIGIKFKELEALAMECNQAVRRLKLGNGFQYVLNPKGATPADIMGIDYKSIVKPGLQSFADEIKRSSMEKLEEFISLQKESSELTAKIEHKRNQTAAVQSHTDEMEAHIDHLRKETEEYTNRYLMEAKKLADDVEMECHNLDILEKEAAEILKSSKEKLQETIEQTEEEIQMHGQQLFAVVDAVSKYKEHMESKISEVKSKLARTVDDISALYKDSCPCPCPITM from the exons ATGAGGCCCAGCACTCGCCGCCGACCTGCGGACTCCTTTAATCCTCAACCGACCCCGGACCGCCGCCAATTTTCATTTTCTACTGCTGGTGCCAACACCTCCCGCGACTCAGATGCTAGTTTTGCTAGCAGCCGACCGTCCACTGTCGGCGTCGGCAGATCCTCCGAGCTCTACACTGATAGGGCCCACCAAGCGTCGTTAGTTCGTTCTATCAACGACTACCTTTCCACCCGTTCCTCTCCTGTTACTTTGAGAACTCATCCTATCTCCTCCGCCAAGGAAATAACCAAAGTCATCGAATTCCTCCTCGAAAAACTCGATTTTCCCTCCACCAAAATTGAGGACGATTTGTTCATAATTTTGAAGTCCTTGAATTGTCACGCCAAGCTCAACAAATCTACTCTTCGTGCCCCTAATACTCCTCACAACTGGCCTTCATTTCTCGCAATAATCGAATGGCTAGTTCAGATCGCCAAGTATAAGGAGCATTTAGCGGCCGATTCGAGGTCCTTTCTGGAGAAAAACAGTATGCTTGTTTATGCATTCGAAAGTTACTTAAATTATATCCGAGGAGATGATGATTCGGTGGATGCATTGGATAGAGAGTTCATGGTCAAACTGGAGAAAGAAAGGGATAGTGTGCTTGAAAGTGTTAAGCTTTTGGAGGCAAATTTTAATGAACTTGGGGCAAAAGCGGAGGCGCTGAAGGCTGGGCCGACGCAAAGGGAGAAGTTGGAGTATCAGAGGAGTTTGTTAGAGGAGGATTTGAGAAAGTTCCATGCTATAATTGCACATCACAATCAAGGTATTGAGGCTGTGGAGAAGGTACTGGAGGAGAAAAGGAAACAATTGGAGACCAAGGTGGAGGAGAAAAAAAGGATTGATCAGGAGAATGATGATTTGAAAAAGAGGGTGGACGAGCAAAGCTTTAATGCAAGGGATGCCGATAGAATGAAGAGGGAGTTGCAGGCAGTGGAAAGGGATATTGAAGAGGCAGAGACTGCAAGGAACGCGTGGGAGGAGAAAACATGGAATCTTGATGCAGATATTGGAATAAAGTTCAAGGAACTGGAGGCCCTTGCAATGGAGTGCAACCAGGCCGTTAGGAG ATTAAAGCTTGGAAATGGCTTTCAATATGTGTTGAATCCCAAAGGGGCTACACCTGCTGACATCATGGGGATTGACTATAAGTCTATAGTTAAGCCTGGGCTTCAATCCTTTGCTGATGAGATAAAGAGAAGCTCTATGGAAAAACTTGAAGAGTTTATTTCACTTCAAAAAGAGTCTTCGGAATTGACTGCTAAGATTGAGCACAAAAGAAATCAGACTGCCGCAGTTCAATCTCATACTGACGAA ATGGAAGCTCATATAGATCATTTGAGAAAAGAAACAGAGGAATATACAAATAGATATTTGATGGAAGCTAAAAAGCTGGCAGACGATGTTGAAATGGAGTGTCATAACTTGGATATTTTGGAAAAAGAAGCAGCAGAAATTCTGAAG AGCTCAAAAGAAAAGTTGCAGGAAACAATAGAACAAACGGAAGAGGAAATTCAGATGCATGGTCAGCAACTATTTGCAGTGGTGGATGCAGTATCAAAATATAAGGAGCATATGGAGTCTAAAATATCAGAGGTAAAGAGTAAGCTTGCAAGAACAGTTGATGATATCTCTGCTCTTTACAAGGATTCGTGTCCGTGTCCGTGTCCGATCACAATGTAA